In the genome of Anabaena cylindrica PCC 7122, the window TTAAACCCACATTGAACACAATTGTGATCGAACGGCAACCGGGTTTGGTAATCTGGGGATTTAAAGGATTTTTCCAAGGGAGCGATCGCTGGGAATGTCAACCTGTATCAAAAGGCACACTTCTCATTAATCGCTTTGAGTTTCAGATTCCCAACCCTTTAGTTAGTTGGGGTTTTAACACCTTTGCTGCATCTTGGACAAAAGCAGATATGCAAGCTCAACTGCGTCGTCTCAAACGAGTTGCAGAACAACTTGCTAATTCGTAATTGTAGCGACCTGCAATACTAATCGGTCAAACCTGCAATCAAGGGATTTTCAAACCAGGATTAAATGCAACTATAAATACACTTCAGCCAGAATTAATTGCAACTGAACCAGGATTAAATGCAACCAACCTGCAATCATCCGTTTCAACCAGGATTATTTGCAACTGACCGAAAGTCCTATTAAATCGTTGTTGAGCAGTTTACTCAAAAAACGCTCCAACTTATCAACAAAAGTATTTGAACTTCAGCCAGGATTAATTGCAACTGAGAGTAAAAGAAACGACCGTTTTTTTTACTCCCATTATTACCATCAAGCAGAACCAGAATCAAATTTAGTAAAGAAACTCGGTAATTAAATCAAAGGCAACATATACTGTGAGGTAACGAGTTTATTTACTTGTTGGGGTTCCAAGTATGTTGATAGGCTATGCCCGAATTTCAACAGATGACCAAAATCTGAACCTGCAAATGGATGCTTTACAGCTTGCTGGTTGCGAGAAAATTTACTCCGACCGCACAAGCGGTGCAAAAGCAGAACGACCTGGACTTTCCTTAGCATTGGAAGTAGCACGGACTGGTGATGTTCTGGTGGTATGGCGGCTAGACCGCTTAGGAAGATCGCTCAAAGATTTGATTGAAATGATGGAAACCTTAGATAAGCGAGGAATTGGGCTTTCTAGCTTGCAAGAATCCATCACCACCACGAATAACAGTGGTAGATTAATTTTCCATTTGTTTGGTGCATTGGCTGAATTTGAGCGTAACCTCATCCGTGAACGCACTACGGCTGGACTTGTAGCGGCACGAGGGCGTGGTCATAGAGGAGGTAGACCAAAAGCCCTAGATCCAACTAAACGTCAATTAGCAGTAAGACTTTATACCGAAAAACAATACACAATTATTGAAATATGTAATTTGA includes:
- a CDS encoding SRPBCC family protein, translated to MSQVLEQSIKIQAAATVVEQCVTDLTLMHRWLNPVLRCEPVGKVWSTDIGSRSRFIIQIPVIKPTLNTIVIERQPGLVIWGFKGFFQGSDRWECQPVSKGTLLINRFEFQIPNPLVSWGFNTFAASWTKADMQAQLRRLKRVAEQLANS
- a CDS encoding recombinase family protein, which codes for MLIGYARISTDDQNLNLQMDALQLAGCEKIYSDRTSGAKAERPGLSLALEVARTGDVLVVWRLDRLGRSLKDLIEMMETLDKRGIGLSSLQESITTTNNSGRLIFHLFGALAEFERNLIRERTTAGLVAARGRGHRGGRPKALDPTKRQLAVRLYTEKQYTIIEICNLMGISKPTLYNYIAEIKTEHGT